The genomic stretch GGGACATTGCGGCTGTGCGCATTGAGTGTAAGCTTTCAGGTAGCCTGAAGTGGGAAACAAGAAAACAGCATGATTTTATGTCATGCTGTTTTTATGTGTGGGGGAGAGGCTACCTGAAAAAATATTTGCTACCGTTGGCTGCCAACCGATAGCGGCCTTATTCGTCTTCCTCTGCATGCCTTGCCAAGTGCCGCAGCGCCGCCGCCAGCTCTGGGTGGTGCGCCAAATCATCCGCTGCCGCTAAGCATTGTTCGGCAGCGGTGCGGCTCAGTTTGGCCTGTTTTTCTTTTGGACGCTCCTGCTCCGGCGGGCTGATTTTTACCTGCACTTCGCGCACCTCCGGGCACACCGCTCGCCAAGCCGGCAGCAGTCCCGCCGCGAGCATCCGCAGCCGTGCCGCTGCCATATTGTTGCTTGCATACCAAACCAAAACCCCTTCGCGCACCCGTACCGCCCGGCAATGCTGTTGCAGCTTGGCCGGTAGCCGTGCTTCCAGTGCTTGGGCGGCATGCCGCCAGCTCTCGGCCCGTACGATTAAATCGTGTAGCAGCGATTCGCCACGGCTGAGGTTGTCGTGGCTGTGCAGGCTGTGGCGGCCGGGGTTGAGGCGGTTGAGGTCGGACATAATTAAAGGCTACCTGAAAGTGTGGTTGGGCAAAATCAAAGCAGGCAGGCTGTACCTCAAAACATTATCGTTGATAGTGCGGGAAGAGGCTACCTGAAAACAGGCAAACTGCCGCTGCAAGCAAAAAAGCCTGCCCGATGCGCTTGAAATCCTGCCAGGGCGAGCCATATTCCTAAGCGCGAACAGGTTTGATTATGCTAGAATTACCCGTTATTTTACTATCGCAGTGGATTAGATTTGAACCGGAATAAGCCGGCGGGCAGTGCTGCCGCGGTTTGAATCGAGCACACAGGGCAACAGCAATACCGCATAAGGGATTAAATATTTTATGATTACTTCATTGGCCAAGAAAGTGTTCGGCAGCCGCAACGACAGGCTTCTGAAACAATACCGCAAATCCGTGGTACGCATCAACGGCATGGAAAAAGATATCCAGCAGCTCGACGATGCGGCG from Eikenella exigua encodes the following:
- a CDS encoding DciA family protein, which translates into the protein MSDLNRLNPGRHSLHSHDNLSRGESLLHDLIVRAESWRHAAQALEARLPAKLQQHCRAVRVREGVLVWYASNNMAAARLRMLAAGLLPAWRAVCPEVREVQVKISPPEQERPKEKQAKLSRTAAEQCLAAADDLAHHPELAAALRHLARHAEEDE